A single region of the Serinus canaria isolate serCan28SL12 chromosome 1, serCan2020, whole genome shotgun sequence genome encodes:
- the RPS3 gene encoding 40S ribosomal protein S3 isoform X1, whose product MAVQISKKRKFVADGIFKAELNEFLTRELAEDGYSGVEVRVTPTRTEIIILATRTQNVLGEKGRRIRELTAVVQKRFGFPEGSVELYAEKVATRGLCAIAQAESLRYKLLGGLAVRRACYGVLRFIMESGAKGCEVVVSGKLRGQRAKSMKFVDGLMIHSGDPVNYYVDTAVRHVLLRQGVLGIKVKIMLPWDPSGKIGPKKPLPDHVSIVEPKEEILPTTPISEQKGGKPEQPAMPQPVPTA is encoded by the exons ATGGCGGTGCAGATCTCCAAGAAGCGTAAG TTTGTCGCTGATGGTATCTTCAAAGCAGAGCTGAACGAGTTCCTGACTCGGGAGCTGGCTGAGGATGGATACTCCGGAGTGGAAGTCCGGGTCACTCCCACCAGGACTGAGATTATCATCCTTGCCACCAG AACTCAGAATGTCCTGGGAGAGAAGGGACGCCGGATCCGGGAGCTGACGGCTGTGGTGCAGAAGAGGTTTGGATTCCCCGAGGGAAGCGTGGAG CTCTACGCCGAGAAGGTGGCCACGAGGGGTCTGTGTGCCATCGCCCAGGCCGAGTCCCTGCGCTACAAGctcctgggagggctggctgtgcGCAG agcctgctaCGGTGTCCTCCGCTTCATCATGGAGAGCGGGGCCAAGGGCTGTGAGGTCGTCGTGTCTGGCAAGCTGCGAGGTCAGCGGGCCAAGTCCATGAAGTTTGTGGATGGCTTGATGATCCACAGTGGGGACCCAGTGAATTACTACGTGGACACAGCCGTGCGTCACGTCCTACTCCGGCAGG GAGTACTGGGAATCAAAGTAAAGATTATGTTGCCTTGGGACCCCAGTGGAAAGATTGGCCCCAAAAAGCCTCTGCCAGACCACGTCAGCATCGTGGAACCCAAAGAAGAGATTTTGCCTACCACCCccatttcagagcagaaaggTGGCAAACCAGAACAGCCAGCCATGCCTCAGCCAGTGCCCACTGCCTGA
- the RPS3 gene encoding 40S ribosomal protein S3 isoform X2 yields MAVRKRKFVADGIFKAELNEFLTRELAEDGYSGVEVRVTPTRTEIIILATRTQNVLGEKGRRIRELTAVVQKRFGFPEGSVELYAEKVATRGLCAIAQAESLRYKLLGGLAVRRACYGVLRFIMESGAKGCEVVVSGKLRGQRAKSMKFVDGLMIHSGDPVNYYVDTAVRHVLLRQGVLGIKVKIMLPWDPSGKIGPKKPLPDHVSIVEPKEEILPTTPISEQKGGKPEQPAMPQPVPTA; encoded by the exons AGTTTGTCGCTGATGGTATCTTCAAAGCAGAGCTGAACGAGTTCCTGACTCGGGAGCTGGCTGAGGATGGATACTCCGGAGTGGAAGTCCGGGTCACTCCCACCAGGACTGAGATTATCATCCTTGCCACCAG AACTCAGAATGTCCTGGGAGAGAAGGGACGCCGGATCCGGGAGCTGACGGCTGTGGTGCAGAAGAGGTTTGGATTCCCCGAGGGAAGCGTGGAG CTCTACGCCGAGAAGGTGGCCACGAGGGGTCTGTGTGCCATCGCCCAGGCCGAGTCCCTGCGCTACAAGctcctgggagggctggctgtgcGCAG agcctgctaCGGTGTCCTCCGCTTCATCATGGAGAGCGGGGCCAAGGGCTGTGAGGTCGTCGTGTCTGGCAAGCTGCGAGGTCAGCGGGCCAAGTCCATGAAGTTTGTGGATGGCTTGATGATCCACAGTGGGGACCCAGTGAATTACTACGTGGACACAGCCGTGCGTCACGTCCTACTCCGGCAGG GAGTACTGGGAATCAAAGTAAAGATTATGTTGCCTTGGGACCCCAGTGGAAAGATTGGCCCCAAAAAGCCTCTGCCAGACCACGTCAGCATCGTGGAACCCAAAGAAGAGATTTTGCCTACCACCCccatttcagagcagaaaggTGGCAAACCAGAACAGCCAGCCATGCCTCAGCCAGTGCCCACTGCCTGA